The following proteins come from a genomic window of Flavobacteriaceae bacterium MAR_2010_188:
- a CDS encoding Plasmid stabilization system protein ParE, with amino-acid sequence MELKLFWTDFSQKELQKIYKYYREKTGIRIAKKLANGICNETLKLKKQPKLGQTEELLRKREQEFRYLVYKNYKIIYWINNKENRIEINDVFDTRQNPIKVERTK; translated from the coding sequence ATGGAATTGAAATTATTTTGGACTGATTTTTCTCAAAAAGAACTCCAAAAGATTTATAAATACTATCGAGAAAAAACAGGAATTCGGATTGCAAAAAAGCTCGCTAACGGAATTTGTAATGAAACTTTAAAACTAAAAAAGCAACCGAAACTCGGACAAACCGAAGAACTTCTAAGAAAAAGAGAACAAGAATTTAGATATTTAGTTTATAAAAATTATAAAATTATTTATTGGATTAACAATAAAGAAAATAGAATTGAAATAAACGATGTTTTTGATACTCGACAAAACCCAATAAAAGTAGAACGGACAAAATAA
- a CDS encoding transcriptional regulator, TetR family: MSRRKQYIEEEVIDKAMHLFWRNGYENTSMQMLEKEMGINKFSIYSSFGSKHGLFIESLKSYKSKVNDIFETFKNSNNGVEDIKRFFYDSVKICDIDGNQKGCLVTNTYNDFAESEDNLIKEQMTIFMENLKNTFIEKLRMDTSKDDETILKQANFLVLAKHGLAAATRVNSPKEIEDYIEMTFKNL, translated from the coding sequence ATGTCCAGAAGAAAGCAATATATAGAAGAAGAAGTTATAGACAAAGCGATGCATTTGTTTTGGCGAAACGGCTATGAAAACACTTCGATGCAAATGCTTGAAAAAGAAATGGGAATAAATAAGTTTTCTATATATTCTAGCTTTGGAAGCAAGCATGGTCTTTTTATTGAAAGTTTGAAAAGTTACAAATCAAAAGTTAATGACATTTTCGAAACCTTTAAAAATTCAAATAATGGCGTAGAAGATATTAAAAGATTTTTCTATGATTCGGTAAAAATTTGTGACATTGATGGTAATCAAAAGGGATGTTTAGTTACCAATACTTACAACGATTTTGCAGAAAGTGAAGATAACTTAATAAAAGAACAGATGACGATTTTTATGGAGAACCTTAAAAATACATTCATCGAAAAATTAAGAATGGACACATCAAAGGATGATGAGACAATACTAAAACAAGCCAACTTTTTAGTTTTGGCAAAACATGGTCTGGCTGCCGCCACGAGAGTCAACAGCCCGAAAGAAATAGAAGATTACATTGAAATGACATTTAAAAACCTATAA
- a CDS encoding alkylhydroperoxidase AhpD family core domain-containing protein: protein MTTLKVHNIETAPEGSKALLENSQKAYGMIPGLHGVLAGAPKVLEAYQTLHELFTQTSFNEEELTVVWQSINVEHACHYCVPAHTGIAKMMKVDDAITEALRNETPLQNSKLEALRNMTITIVRNRGHVTQEDLKTFYAAGYDEQHVMEILLGLSQKTISNYVNHIANTPVDAGFKKFAWSKGNVDA from the coding sequence ATGACCACATTAAAAGTTCACAATATCGAAACTGCGCCCGAAGGTAGCAAAGCATTATTGGAAAATTCTCAAAAAGCTTACGGAATGATTCCTGGTTTGCACGGCGTATTGGCAGGCGCACCCAAAGTTTTGGAAGCCTACCAAACATTACACGAGCTGTTTACCCAAACATCTTTTAACGAAGAAGAATTAACAGTCGTATGGCAAAGCATCAACGTAGAACATGCCTGTCATTATTGTGTGCCCGCACATACGGGTATTGCAAAAATGATGAAGGTAGATGATGCCATTACAGAAGCTTTACGTAACGAAACACCTCTTCAGAATTCTAAATTAGAAGCATTGCGCAACATGACAATAACCATTGTTCGCAATCGTGGACACGTCACTCAAGAAGATTTAAAAACGTTTTACGCTGCTGGTTATGATGAGCAACATGTAATGGAAATCCTTTTAGGACTGTCTCAAAAAACCATAAGTAACTATGTTAACCATATTGCAAATACACCTGTGGATGCAGGGTTTAAAAAGTTTGCATGGTCTAAAGGTAATGTGGACGCTTAA
- a CDS encoding Predicted dithiol-disulfide isomerase, DsbA family — MNDKLKIEIVSDVVCPWCTIGYKRLEKAIAELGIQEEIDIEWHPFELNPNMPVEGQNVQEHITEKYGATLEQQKESQQHMTEVGAELGFTFDYFDNMRMVNTFDAHILLEYAKDFDKQTELKMHLTKAFFSERKDVSKKDILKEALLDVGLNAEEGIARLDNEEAHIEVRAKQEYWKNLGVNSVPTIVFNNKSAVTGAQPVDVFKQILSEAIKDRK; from the coding sequence ATGAACGACAAATTAAAAATAGAAATCGTTTCTGATGTGGTGTGCCCTTGGTGTACCATAGGTTACAAACGATTGGAAAAAGCAATCGCCGAGTTGGGTATTCAAGAAGAGATTGACATTGAATGGCATCCTTTTGAGTTAAATCCAAATATGCCAGTCGAAGGACAGAACGTGCAAGAACATATTACAGAAAAGTATGGTGCTACATTGGAGCAACAAAAAGAATCCCAGCAACATATGACAGAAGTTGGTGCTGAATTAGGTTTTACTTTCGATTATTTTGATAACATGCGCATGGTAAATACCTTCGATGCTCATATTTTATTGGAGTATGCAAAAGATTTCGACAAACAAACCGAATTGAAAATGCATTTAACCAAAGCCTTTTTTAGCGAACGAAAAGATGTGTCTAAAAAAGACATTTTAAAAGAAGCCTTACTAGACGTTGGATTAAATGCCGAAGAAGGCATAGCAAGATTAGACAATGAAGAAGCTCATATCGAGGTAAGAGCTAAACAAGAGTATTGGAAAAATTTGGGCGTCAATTCTGTTCCTACCATTGTGTTTAATAATAAGAGTGCGGTAACAGGCGCGCAACCTGTAGATGTATTTAAACAAATACTTTCTGAAGCGATTAAGGACCGAAAATAA
- a CDS encoding CRP/FNR family transcriptional regulator, anaerobic regulatory protein yields the protein MSGITKYWFLEDFNILQVLGKPSLLYLVNNLEMDNYNKGATLSLFNDGKRTIYFLKKGTVKIVNPLSDTVKYVVSPGHVFGESALYQKDIVDNEIAYALEDCIICSIDSDDLEALLEKNKSLKKGFIRLSGLKIKKLEKRLDNLLNMDSKTRIREFITNYIEEFAITNEAGHLIAKNLLSHKDIANLTNTSRQTASNVMSLMRKEGLIFYDAKTISKQTHSMKNLIYQILDESV from the coding sequence ATGAGTGGCATTACTAAATATTGGTTTTTAGAAGATTTCAATATTCTTCAAGTTTTAGGAAAACCATCACTGTTGTATTTAGTAAATAATCTTGAGATGGACAACTATAATAAAGGAGCTACTTTAAGTCTATTCAATGATGGTAAAAGAACTATTTATTTTTTAAAAAAGGGAACTGTCAAAATTGTGAACCCTCTTAGTGACACTGTTAAATATGTTGTTAGTCCTGGTCATGTTTTTGGGGAGTCGGCCTTATATCAAAAAGATATAGTCGATAATGAAATAGCTTATGCATTAGAAGATTGCATCATTTGCTCAATAGATTCTGATGATTTGGAGGCACTACTCGAAAAGAACAAATCATTAAAAAAAGGCTTCATAAGACTGTCTGGTTTAAAAATCAAGAAATTAGAGAAACGTCTAGACAATCTACTTAATATGGATAGCAAAACGAGAATAAGAGAATTTATTACCAATTATATTGAAGAGTTTGCTATAACTAATGAAGCAGGTCATCTTATTGCAAAAAATCTTTTATCGCATAAAGATATCGCGAACCTCACTAATACTTCAAGGCAAACGGCGAGCAATGTAATGAGTTTAATGAGAAAAGAAGGGTTGATTTTTTATGATGCAAAAACCATCTCGAAGCAAACTCATTCAATGAAAAATCTGATATATCAAATACTGGATGAATCTGTCTAA
- a CDS encoding thioredoxin reductase (NADPH), giving the protein MNTIDFYGADWCPDCQRAKAYLIENGIDFNFIDVDIDKSATAKVEQINHGKRIIPTIIINDKSYTNPDNPTLANILGINKQGVIKLYGADWCPDCQRAKSYLQDNSINFQYIEVDKHEWAAKLVEETNNGKRIIPTIFINEKSYTNPDNAVLKEVLDIGHEAEKHIYDSIIVGAGAAGLTASIYIQRDRFSSIILEKKNIGGNAFLTQKIENYPGFTDISGPELMKKMAEQAKTYGAKIETGVEVKAIQKDGNLFTVDTNMGEYQSKTVVLALGSTYRKMGIPNEEDLIGAGIHFCATCDGAFYRDKEIIVVGGGNSALEEGIFLASFCKKVTIVHRDSKFSASEIYIDKLPSIRNIETHMNKESLAFIKDEKGNFKGLKVKDKITGKEDELYADGSFIFIGLIPNTESIKDLIELNERGFITTTGLGETSVEGIFAAGDCREGAIAQVAAATGEGVLASYGVRQYFK; this is encoded by the coding sequence ATGAATACAATAGATTTTTATGGTGCCGATTGGTGTCCAGACTGCCAAAGGGCAAAAGCCTATTTGATAGAAAATGGAATTGATTTTAATTTTATAGATGTTGATATCGATAAAAGTGCAACCGCTAAAGTTGAACAAATCAATCACGGAAAACGCATTATTCCTACAATCATCATTAATGACAAATCTTATACAAATCCTGATAATCCAACGCTTGCGAATATTCTTGGAATTAATAAGCAAGGCGTCATAAAATTATACGGTGCCGATTGGTGTCCCGATTGTCAACGAGCGAAATCCTATCTTCAGGATAACAGTATCAATTTTCAATACATTGAAGTCGATAAACATGAATGGGCAGCAAAATTGGTGGAAGAGACCAATAACGGAAAACGCATTATTCCCACCATTTTTATCAACGAAAAATCCTATACAAATCCAGATAATGCGGTCTTAAAAGAGGTGTTGGATATTGGTCATGAAGCCGAAAAACATATTTACGACAGTATCATCGTTGGTGCTGGAGCTGCTGGATTGACGGCCTCAATTTATATTCAACGTGATAGATTCAGTTCTATAATTCTCGAAAAAAAGAATATCGGCGGAAATGCTTTCTTAACTCAAAAAATTGAAAACTATCCTGGTTTTACTGATATTTCAGGTCCAGAATTGATGAAAAAAATGGCAGAACAAGCCAAAACTTATGGCGCAAAAATTGAAACTGGTGTTGAAGTAAAAGCGATTCAAAAAGACGGAAACCTCTTTACGGTTGATACGAATATGGGCGAATACCAATCCAAAACGGTGGTATTGGCATTGGGCTCTACCTATCGAAAAATGGGAATTCCCAATGAAGAGGATTTAATTGGTGCAGGAATCCATTTTTGCGCTACTTGCGATGGTGCATTTTACCGAGACAAAGAGATTATCGTTGTTGGTGGTGGAAATAGCGCTTTGGAAGAAGGCATTTTTCTGGCATCGTTTTGTAAAAAAGTAACCATAGTACACAGAGATAGTAAGTTCTCGGCTTCAGAAATCTATATCGACAAATTACCTTCCATAAGGAATATAGAAACACATATGAATAAAGAATCTTTGGCTTTCATCAAAGACGAAAAAGGCAATTTTAAAGGACTTAAAGTAAAAGACAAAATCACAGGAAAAGAAGATGAATTATATGCAGATGGCAGTTTCATTTTTATAGGATTGATTCCCAATACGGAAAGCATCAAAGATTTAATTGAACTTAACGAGCGTGGATTTATCACCACAACAGGATTAGGAGAAACGAGTGTTGAAGGCATTTTTGCAGCAGGCGATTGTCGTGAAGGTGCTATTGCTCAAGTAGCTGCAGCTACAGGAGAAGGTGTTTTGGCGAGTTATGGCGTTAGACAGTATTTTAAATAG
- a CDS encoding Calcineurin-like phosphoesterase: MHQLKYIVISDLHLGEKDSLFTALNGKDNQLLKIFSDCLADLLFHFNEDEELPTMVLNGDILGLAFSTYNESLSSFEHFVAALTVQNKICEHVVYVPGNHDHHIWQEAMEDDYRQKLAERKKGEPIPEPIHSTGPGYEEGIRSALFEAFMPTDVASVPTLKVLYPNFIIPSRSSKDPFVLFHHGHFAESTYHFVTKAMQAMYPELKSPDSTSALEHQNGSRINFAFSQLGRSGEAGKCFEAFMATLSSKEKLEKHRDELAHNIAKNVDFPYLPFHWMEKYLSKKLITNMADKVRGERYRGDTTCSDETMENLMNYFGKFCPQTLNDYGWENQPIHFVWSHTHKPFEKSTQSEIFGQTTLTNTGGWVLPPTESPKHGASIILINQDNDVQALRIFMDYKDKEKGVFRVQTPKGIKLSDFGQTINDKIYEKENQLRPIWHQFKTRLEKDIAQRRDRLI; the protein is encoded by the coding sequence ATGCATCAATTAAAATACATTGTTATTTCCGATTTACATTTGGGTGAAAAGGATAGCCTTTTCACCGCTCTAAATGGGAAAGACAATCAGTTGCTAAAAATTTTTAGCGACTGTTTGGCGGACTTGTTATTTCACTTTAATGAAGATGAAGAACTACCGACGATGGTGCTTAATGGCGATATTTTAGGTCTGGCATTTAGTACCTACAATGAAAGTTTGAGCTCCTTTGAACACTTTGTAGCAGCACTCACGGTTCAGAATAAAATCTGCGAACATGTGGTTTATGTTCCAGGTAATCATGACCACCACATATGGCAAGAGGCTATGGAAGATGATTACCGCCAAAAGCTTGCTGAACGAAAAAAAGGAGAACCTATACCAGAACCCATCCATAGTACTGGTCCAGGTTATGAGGAAGGTATTAGGAGTGCTTTATTTGAAGCCTTTATGCCAACTGATGTCGCGTCTGTTCCAACGCTAAAAGTGCTCTATCCCAATTTTATAATTCCTTCGAGGTCATCGAAAGACCCTTTTGTACTTTTTCATCATGGGCATTTTGCAGAAAGCACCTATCATTTTGTTACAAAAGCGATGCAAGCCATGTATCCAGAATTGAAATCACCAGATAGCACGAGTGCCCTTGAGCATCAGAATGGTAGTAGGATTAATTTTGCCTTTAGTCAACTAGGAAGAAGTGGTGAAGCAGGAAAATGTTTTGAAGCGTTCATGGCTACCTTGAGCAGTAAAGAAAAGTTAGAAAAGCATCGCGATGAATTAGCCCATAATATTGCTAAAAATGTCGATTTTCCATATTTACCTTTTCATTGGATGGAAAAGTACTTATCCAAAAAGTTGATTACAAATATGGCGGATAAAGTTCGCGGTGAACGCTATCGAGGAGATACCACTTGTTCAGACGAAACGATGGAAAATCTAATGAACTATTTCGGTAAGTTTTGCCCCCAAACTTTAAATGATTATGGATGGGAAAATCAACCTATCCATTTTGTATGGAGCCACACCCACAAGCCGTTTGAAAAAAGCACACAATCGGAAATTTTTGGTCAGACCACATTGACCAATACAGGTGGATGGGTTTTACCGCCTACTGAAAGTCCAAAACACGGCGCCTCAATCATTTTAATTAATCAAGACAACGACGTGCAGGCACTACGCATCTTTATGGATTATAAAGACAAAGAAAAAGGCGTTTTTCGGGTTCAAACTCCAAAAGGAATCAAGCTTTCTGATTTTGGTCAAACCATCAATGACAAGATTTATGAAAAGGAGAACCAATTACGCCCTATATGGCATCAATTTAAAACACGACTGGAAAAAGACATTGCCCAACGTAGAGACCGATTAATTTAA
- a CDS encoding Multimeric flavodoxin WrbA, translated as MKKVDFSALKAVFINCTLKKSPATSHTDTLLNVAKHIMEKEKVAVETIRFIDHEVATGVNADMTEHGWSVDEWPNIFKTIMDADILIVGTPIWLGEKSSIAQKLIERLYAMSGETNDKGQYIFYGKAAGCVITGNEDGVKHCAMGILYALQHVGYSIPPQADAGWIGEVGPGPSYGDTEWKGKKISPPLGTDSDFTNRNTTFMTYNLLHLASMLKKQGGYSNYGNSREDWDDGTHWEFENPEYR; from the coding sequence ATGAAGAAAGTTGACTTTAGTGCATTAAAAGCAGTATTTATCAACTGTACATTGAAAAAATCACCCGCAACAAGCCATACGGATACCCTTCTGAATGTTGCAAAACACATCATGGAAAAAGAAAAAGTTGCTGTTGAGACCATTCGTTTCATAGACCATGAAGTGGCTACAGGCGTAAACGCCGATATGACAGAACATGGTTGGAGCGTAGATGAATGGCCCAATATCTTTAAAACTATTATGGACGCGGATATACTTATAGTAGGGACGCCTATATGGCTTGGAGAAAAATCGTCCATCGCTCAAAAACTAATCGAACGCCTTTATGCCATGAGTGGTGAAACGAATGATAAAGGACAGTATATATTTTACGGTAAGGCGGCAGGATGTGTCATAACTGGTAACGAAGATGGTGTAAAACATTGTGCTATGGGCATTTTATATGCACTACAACATGTTGGCTATTCCATTCCTCCACAAGCGGATGCGGGTTGGATAGGAGAAGTTGGGCCAGGGCCAAGTTATGGCGACACCGAATGGAAGGGTAAAAAGATTTCGCCACCATTGGGGACCGATTCAGATTTTACCAATAGGAATACGACCTTTATGACCTACAATTTATTGCATTTGGCATCTATGCTAAAAAAACAAGGTGGTTATTCTAATTATGGAAACTCACGCGAAGATTGGGACGATGGAACCCATTGGGAGTTTGAAAATCCTGAATACCGATAA
- a CDS encoding Pimeloyl-ACP methyl ester carboxylesterase, protein MSDKNDVETIIKKHEASGKYVEVNGIKCFALDEGNGEAVLCLHGVPTSSFLYRKIVPALAEKGYRGVAIDSPGLGFSDRPEDFDYSFSSLAQFSAKAAQTLGLDKYHLLIHDIGGPIGFAMAANNLEKVLSITILNTWIDVVNFKKPWPMRPFEVPVLGKLELLSLQHPTWQLMFDKMGVNDSSKIPKNEINAHIDILKMNDDGDAFLKIMKSFDDSEEFRSLCYRAVQHVSYPVQAIWGADDPFLTLKEKGEEIKKAAGLTKIHELSSRHFLQEEKPMEIVEKVEEIILLSKKMLSR, encoded by the coding sequence ATGAGTGATAAAAATGATGTTGAAACGATTATAAAGAAGCACGAAGCTTCTGGAAAATATGTTGAAGTGAATGGAATTAAATGTTTTGCTTTGGACGAAGGGAATGGTGAAGCGGTGCTTTGTCTCCACGGGGTACCAACCTCTTCTTTTTTATACAGAAAAATAGTTCCTGCGCTGGCAGAAAAAGGTTATCGAGGTGTAGCTATTGATTCTCCAGGTTTAGGCTTTTCTGATAGGCCAGAGGATTTTGATTATTCCTTTTCTTCATTAGCTCAATTTAGCGCTAAAGCTGCCCAAACTTTGGGATTGGATAAGTATCACCTTTTAATCCACGATATTGGTGGACCTATTGGTTTTGCTATGGCAGCCAATAATCTGGAAAAAGTCTTGTCAATTACTATCCTTAATACTTGGATAGATGTGGTGAATTTTAAAAAACCTTGGCCAATGCGACCGTTTGAAGTACCCGTTTTAGGAAAGCTCGAATTATTAAGTTTGCAACATCCAACTTGGCAGTTAATGTTCGATAAAATGGGGGTGAATGACAGTTCAAAAATTCCAAAGAATGAAATCAATGCGCATATCGATATTTTAAAAATGAACGATGATGGGGACGCTTTCCTAAAAATAATGAAAAGCTTTGATGATTCTGAAGAATTTAGAAGCTTGTGTTATAGAGCGGTGCAGCATGTTTCTTATCCCGTTCAAGCAATTTGGGGTGCAGACGATCCATTTTTAACCTTAAAGGAAAAAGGAGAGGAGATTAAAAAAGCAGCTGGATTAACAAAAATTCATGAGCTTAGTTCCCGTCACTTTTTACAGGAAGAAAAACCTATGGAAATCGTGGAAAAGGTTGAGGAGATTATTCTGCTTTCTAAAAAAATGCTTTCAAGATAG
- a CDS encoding Leucine rich repeat-containing protein: MKTIKITLLVCLVSLLSFGAITKNDKDALVAFYNSTNGDSWTRSWDLNADVSTWYGVTTVDGNVVELSLPFNNLTGELPEELGKLTHLKVINLFRNQITGTLPKSIKNLKSVESINVAFNQLDGEIPNEIGSLESLVTLQLFMNNLKGEIPKSIGKLSKLEKLELYNNNITGELPTTLSNLTELKELLVSSNGITGKIFNEISQLKNLEVLSVFDNQMVGMLPPAIGGLESLKELVLANNAFYGDLPNQLANLKNLKILQLGNNGFSGDLASLKQLLPNVETLDVNNSNPRSALATLDAEEDDDN, encoded by the coding sequence ATGAAAACTATAAAAATCACTCTGCTTGTTTGCTTAGTTTCGCTTCTCTCTTTCGGAGCAATTACCAAAAACGATAAAGACGCGCTAGTCGCATTTTACAATTCTACCAACGGAGATTCTTGGACTCGTTCTTGGGATTTAAATGCTGATGTAAGTACCTGGTACGGAGTTACGACCGTAGATGGTAACGTGGTAGAATTATCTCTTCCGTTTAATAATTTAACTGGGGAATTACCTGAAGAACTGGGTAAATTAACCCATCTTAAGGTAATAAATCTTTTCAGAAATCAGATTACCGGAACCTTACCAAAAAGTATCAAGAATCTTAAATCTGTTGAAAGCATCAATGTTGCATTCAACCAATTAGATGGAGAGATTCCAAATGAAATAGGAAGCTTAGAATCACTAGTGACTCTACAGTTGTTTATGAACAATTTAAAGGGTGAAATACCTAAATCGATTGGTAAACTTTCCAAACTCGAAAAATTAGAACTATATAATAATAATATAACGGGCGAGTTGCCAACAACCTTATCTAACCTTACAGAATTAAAAGAACTACTTGTAAGTAGTAATGGAATAACCGGAAAAATATTTAATGAGATTTCTCAATTAAAGAATCTAGAAGTGCTTAGCGTTTTTGACAATCAGATGGTTGGTATGTTGCCGCCTGCAATCGGTGGATTGGAAAGTTTAAAGGAATTGGTCTTGGCCAATAATGCATTCTACGGTGATCTTCCAAACCAATTGGCAAATTTAAAAAATCTAAAAATCCTTCAGTTGGGGAACAACGGATTTAGTGGAGACTTAGCGTCATTAAAGCAATTGTTGCCAAATGTAGAAACATTAGACGTTAATAATTCCAATCCTCGCTCGGCTCTAGCGACCTTAGATGCTGAGGAAGATGATGATAATTAG
- a CDS encoding Cysteine-rich CPXCG (manually curated) gives MEEYFFQCPYCWEEISMLIDLSQNSQKYIEDCETCCNPIEVQLLIQDAEIVQFEAKSLEQ, from the coding sequence ATGGAAGAATATTTTTTTCAATGTCCATACTGCTGGGAAGAGATTTCCATGTTGATCGATCTATCCCAAAATTCTCAAAAATATATAGAAGATTGTGAAACCTGTTGTAACCCCATTGAGGTACAACTACTTATACAAGATGCTGAAATAGTTCAATTTGAAGCAAAAAGCTTAGAGCAGTAG
- a CDS encoding Outer membrane protein TolC, with protein sequence MHINKILFLVVLFIAGNSFSQNILEPEEAFRLALENNYGIKITYNDVEIAENNAGLLNSGYLPSLTANAGTTYNRDNTEAEFSDGTVRILEGAKSNRLNAGVTLNYTLFDGLGRLYNYKRLKELYDLSELEARETIENTIYNLFTIYYNVAELSENVTSFEQALAISKDRITRSQYQFDYGQVTKLAVLNAQVDINNDSINLINSKQQLGNTKRDLNFVLGNVLEPNFKVDTLVNFILKGERDALLNKVKSSNVLLQQVEKNILINEFNIKATRGNFFPTIGLFGSYGYSKNNNNAASFLAVSTNSGLSGGLNLSWDIFDSGTTITRVNNAKINLESQELIKEELLISIERDFYNAWDDYINKLTIYQVQADNIITATANFERTEEKFKLGQVTSIEFRQAQLNLISAELSRNQAKYDAKLAELRILQLSGDLLNIDFASN encoded by the coding sequence ATGCACATTAACAAAATCCTTTTTTTGGTGGTTTTATTTATTGCCGGAAACAGTTTTTCCCAGAATATTTTGGAGCCCGAAGAGGCTTTTCGACTTGCCTTAGAAAATAATTACGGAATAAAAATCACCTATAACGATGTTGAAATAGCAGAGAATAATGCTGGTCTTTTAAATTCAGGTTATTTACCTAGCCTAACTGCTAATGCTGGCACAACCTACAACCGCGACAATACCGAAGCAGAATTTTCCGATGGTACGGTTAGAATCTTAGAAGGTGCAAAAAGTAATCGTCTCAATGCTGGGGTAACGTTAAACTATACTCTTTTTGATGGATTAGGGAGATTGTATAATTACAAGCGGCTTAAAGAACTATATGATCTATCTGAGCTAGAGGCACGAGAAACGATTGAAAACACTATCTATAATCTCTTTACCATCTATTACAATGTCGCTGAACTTTCAGAAAATGTGACGTCGTTTGAACAAGCTTTGGCTATTTCCAAAGACCGAATTACTAGATCACAGTACCAATTTGATTATGGTCAGGTAACCAAGCTAGCCGTTTTAAACGCTCAGGTCGACATAAATAATGATAGCATAAACCTAATTAATTCCAAGCAGCAGCTTGGTAACACAAAGAGAGATCTAAATTTTGTCTTGGGTAATGTGCTAGAGCCGAATTTTAAGGTAGATACGCTAGTAAATTTCATCTTAAAGGGAGAAAGAGACGCACTTTTAAACAAAGTAAAATCGAGCAACGTTTTATTGCAACAGGTAGAAAAAAATATATTGATCAACGAATTCAATATAAAGGCCACCCGAGGAAATTTTTTCCCAACTATTGGTTTGTTTGGGAGTTATGGTTATAGCAAGAACAATAATAATGCAGCATCGTTCTTAGCGGTTTCAACCAACTCTGGTTTATCTGGCGGATTAAATTTAAGCTGGGACATATTTGATAGCGGGACAACAATTACCAGGGTGAACAATGCAAAAATCAATCTAGAGAGTCAGGAATTAATAAAAGAGGAATTGCTGATTAGTATTGAACGGGATTTTTACAACGCCTGGGACGATTATATTAACAAGCTCACAATCTATCAGGTTCAAGCAGATAACATCATAACTGCGACCGCTAATTTTGAAAGGACCGAAGAGAAATTCAAATTAGGTCAGGTTACTTCTATCGAATTTAGACAAGCACAATTAAATTTAATTTCAGCAGAACTTAGTAGAAACCAGGCAAAATACGACGCAAAATTAGCGGAGTTGAGAATCCTTCAACTTAGCGGTGATCTTCTCAACATTGACTTTGCTTCAAACTAA